In Anaerococcus prevotii DSM 20548, the following are encoded in one genomic region:
- a CDS encoding ATP-binding protein codes for MKNLKDFVLRENDIERNGHIYCKVCGKRVDGELLDLEFTKFIPRIKCECEIKRDKENAEREILTRISSLKRDCFSSPNQHQYNFEKYLNEKGQAYKVAYNYAKSFEQMKEDNVGLLFYGDVGSGKTYLACSIANELIERKQVKVKIMNLSQVINQIQKSAFKLDSNEIISNLSNIPLLILDDLGIERDTSYAREQVYNIINSRYLKGRPTIFTTNLSLEIIQNPNIDLEYQRIYSRILEMTIPVKVTGEDFRRKIHQEKLRKYKELLLYGGGIDD; via the coding sequence ATGAAGAACTTAAAAGATTTTGTATTAAGAGAAAATGATATTGAAAGAAATGGACATATTTATTGTAAGGTATGTGGTAAAAGAGTCGATGGAGAATTACTTGACCTTGAATTTACAAAGTTTATTCCCAGAATTAAATGTGAATGTGAAATAAAAAGAGATAAGGAAAATGCAGAAAGAGAAATATTAACGAGAATATCATCGCTAAAAAGAGATTGTTTTTCATCTCCAAACCAACACCAATATAATTTTGAGAAATACTTAAATGAAAAAGGTCAAGCCTATAAGGTTGCCTATAATTATGCCAAAAGTTTTGAGCAAATGAAGGAAGACAATGTTGGACTTTTATTTTATGGAGATGTTGGCAGTGGAAAGACTTATCTTGCTTGTTCTATTGCAAATGAATTAATCGAAAGAAAGCAAGTTAAAGTTAAGATTATGAATTTATCTCAGGTTATAAATCAAATACAAAAATCTGCATTTAAGCTAGATTCAAATGAAATAATAAGTAACCTCTCTAATATCCCTTTGTTAATCTTAGATGACCTTGGAATTGAAAGGGATACATCTTATGCAAGGGAGCAAGTATATAACATTATAAATTCAAGATACTTAAAGGGTAGGCCGACAATTTTTACTACAAACTTATCATTGGAAATTATTCAAAATCCAAACATTGACCTTGAGTATCAGAGAATATATTCAAGAATACTTGAAATGACAATACCAGTTAAAGTTACGGGAGAAGATTTTAGAAGAAAAATCCATCAAGAGAAGTTAAGAAAATATAAAGAGTTACTTTTATATGGAGGTGGAATAGATGATTAA
- a CDS encoding AraC family transcriptional regulator, protein MDIMKSFNLAIDYIEDNLTDELDEKEITRITGYSFPMFSRIFSIVSGYSLSEYIRLRKMTNAAIDLKNSDKRIIDIAIKYGYNSQDSFALAFKSFHKLTPGQVKKGEKYQYFSRIYFSISVQGGNQMDIKIEKKKAFKVAGIKSDVTKSSNFPKVWDRLVEKVPREKFEEFGSGQIFGVGYDYIMDEEDSFIYLAGFDLTDEVKAKELGLDTLSIPEKEYAIVSLQGPIPKCIHEGWKYIISYFFPKEGYRHDESPDFEVYGDGDPNSEDYKMELWVPIVKE, encoded by the coding sequence ATGGATATAATGAAATCTTTTAACTTAGCAATAGACTATATTGAAGATAACTTAACTGATGAACTTGATGAAAAAGAAATAACACGGATAACAGGATATTCATTTCCAATGTTTTCAAGAATATTTTCAATCGTATCAGGATATTCATTATCTGAATATATAAGATTAAGAAAGATGACAAATGCTGCAATTGATTTAAAAAATTCAGATAAAAGAATTATAGATATTGCAATAAAATATGGTTATAATTCTCAGGATTCTTTTGCTTTAGCTTTTAAAAGTTTTCACAAGCTAACTCCAGGTCAAGTAAAAAAAGGAGAAAAGTATCAATATTTCTCAAGAATCTACTTTTCAATTTCAGTTCAAGGAGGAAATCAAATGGATATTAAGATTGAGAAAAAGAAAGCGTTTAAAGTAGCTGGTATTAAATCAGATGTAACTAAAAGTTCAAATTTCCCAAAAGTTTGGGATAGATTGGTTGAAAAAGTACCAAGAGAAAAATTTGAAGAGTTTGGTAGTGGTCAAATCTTTGGCGTAGGATATGACTATATAATGGATGAAGAAGATTCATTTATATATTTAGCTGGTTTTGATTTAACGGATGAAGTAAAAGCTAAAGAGTTAGGTTTGGATACGCTTAGCATTCCTGAAAAAGAGTATGCTATTGTAAGCTTACAAGGACCTATACCAAAGTGTATTCACGAAGGATGGAAGTATATTATTTCATATTTCTTCCCTAAAGAAGGATATAGACATGATGAAAGTCCTGATTTTGAAGTATATGGAGATGGAGACCCTAATTCAGAAGATTATAAAATGGAATTATGGGTTCCTATAGTAAAAGAGTAA
- a CDS encoding phage antirepressor Ant yields MISNLKTFENKNFGKLTVIEKDGEFFFIANEVATMLGYVNPRKAVYDHVDEEDKGVTKWNTPGGIQNISIINESGLYSLILSSKLPQAKIFKAWVTREVLPSIRKNGGYIVGQEKKTNEELLADAILVANRIIAEREEEIVELRPKADYYDKLVDYNLLTNFRNTAKELGIPQNQFISFLMDKGLIYRDKKKKLLPYADKNKGYFEVKEWVDPLGTLVGIQTFITQKGRHYLLILLDSEGFYDE; encoded by the coding sequence ATGATAAGTAATTTAAAAACATTTGAAAATAAGAATTTTGGGAAACTCACTGTTATAGAAAAAGACGGTGAGTTTTTCTTTATAGCAAATGAAGTAGCAACTATGCTAGGATATGTCAATCCAAGAAAAGCTGTTTATGACCATGTAGATGAAGAAGATAAGGGTGTAACGAAATGGAACACCCCTGGAGGAATACAGAATATTTCAATAATTAACGAATCAGGATTGTATTCACTTATCCTTTCATCAAAACTACCACAAGCAAAAATATTCAAAGCTTGGGTAACTAGAGAAGTCTTACCAAGTATTAGAAAAAATGGAGGATATATAGTAGGGCAAGAAAAGAAAACTAATGAAGAGTTACTTGCAGATGCAATTCTTGTAGCCAATAGAATTATTGCTGAAAGAGAAGAAGAAATTGTAGAATTAAGACCAAAGGCAGACTATTATGACAAATTAGTAGATTATAACCTACTTACAAACTTTAGAAATACTGCCAAAGAGTTAGGAATACCACAAAATCAATTTATAAGTTTTTTAATGGATAAGGGATTAATTTATAGAGATAAGAAAAAGAAACTTCTACCTTATGCAGATAAGAACAAGGGATATTTTGAGGTCAAAGAATGGGTTGATCCACTAGGTACACTTGTAGGAATACAAACATTTATAACACAAAAGGGAAGACACTACCTACTAATTTTATTAGATAGTGAAGGTTTCTACGATGAATAA
- a CDS encoding PcfB family protein, which produces MINEEVSRSSLNLEVRLAKATSKAILDALKKVHKQIEEQGGLKNVIKNNGEEVKLKDMVKKGQLEEINLKDPELKELKKILNKHGVKFSVMKDKETGNHSVFFQSKDIKVMEHAFKKAVKVSERKVDRKDSITKTINKFKDMAKDTITKDKVKNKHKEQSL; this is translated from the coding sequence ATGATTAATGAAGAAGTATCTAGGTCGAGCCTTAACCTTGAAGTAAGGCTTGCAAAAGCAACAAGTAAAGCAATTCTTGATGCCTTAAAGAAAGTACACAAGCAAATAGAAGAACAAGGAGGCTTGAAAAATGTAATAAAAAATAACGGAGAAGAAGTAAAACTAAAGGATATGGTTAAAAAGGGACAGTTAGAAGAAATTAATCTAAAAGATCCTGAGTTAAAAGAACTAAAGAAAATTTTAAATAAGCACGGAGTGAAGTTTTCTGTTATGAAAGATAAAGAAACTGGTAACCACTCTGTGTTTTTTCAATCTAAGGATATAAAGGTAATGGAACACGCCTTTAAAAAAGCAGTCAAGGTTTCTGAAAGAAAGGTCGATAGAAAAGATTCAATAACGAAGACAATAAATAAGTTTAAAGATATGGCTAAGGACACCATTACTAAAGATAAAGTTAAAAATAAACATAAGGAGCAAAGCTTATGA
- a CDS encoding replication initiator protein A, whose protein sequence is MNFDYFYNRQSEMYNFIRLPMVLMEDEIFESISIEAKVLYSYMLNRMGLSYKNGWIDEDGKVFIYYTIESIKDQFKCASEKANKLIAELDIKSGIGLIEKKRQGLGKPNRIYVKDFMSIFNNMELKNQEVRKTKFQKFDNRNSRDSNIEIQDFRKSEGNYNNINNNELRKNDFSKGQKPYGIYKNIFLTDEEYKDLTNELGSRINEYIDRLSSYMKANNREYQDHKATIINWYLNDQAKNINDNSTRKMNYDIGESL, encoded by the coding sequence ATGAATTTTGATTATTTTTATAATAGGCAATCTGAAATGTATAACTTCATTAGGTTACCTATGGTATTGATGGAAGATGAGATTTTTGAGAGCATTTCTATTGAAGCTAAAGTGTTGTATTCATATATGCTTAATCGAATGGGTCTTTCATATAAAAATGGCTGGATAGATGAAGATGGAAAAGTCTTTATTTACTACACAATTGAAAGTATAAAAGATCAGTTTAAGTGTGCCAGTGAAAAAGCAAATAAATTAATAGCTGAACTTGATATTAAATCAGGAATAGGACTGATTGAAAAGAAAAGACAAGGACTGGGAAAGCCTAATAGAATTTATGTTAAAGACTTTATGAGCATATTTAATAATATGGAATTAAAAAATCAAGAAGTTCGAAAAACAAAATTCCAGAAGTTCGATAATCGAAATTCAAGAGATTCGAATATCGAAATTCAAGATTTTCGGAAATCGGAAGGTAACTATAACAATATTAATAATAATGAGTTAAGAAAGAATGATTTTAGTAAAGGTCAAAAGCCTTATGGAATATATAAAAATATATTTTTGACTGATGAAGAATACAAGGACTTAACAAATGAGTTAGGAAGTAGAATTAATGAATACATTGATAGATTGTCGTCATATATGAAAGCAAATAACAGAGAGTATCAAGACCACAAGGCAACGATAATCAATTGGTATCTTAATGATCAGGCAAAAAACATTAATGACAATTCAACAAGGAAAATGAATTACGATATAGGAGAGAGTTTATGA
- a CDS encoding phage replisome organizer N-terminal domain-containing protein: MAANKRYYWIKLKEEFFTDKRIKRLRRISGGDTYTIIYLKLLLLSLKDEGKLYYDGVESDFIKELALTIDETDDDVMVTVNYLINQGLLEVVTENDEYYLTEIPNLIGSETAWAEKKRRYRQNKQKTLSLMSPTHVRQEIEIEKDIEIDKEREGEIEKDKKSTPIFYGEFKNVRLSKEEYKNLKEKLNSHTEIMINKLSRYMESSGKTYQNHYVTILKWYEEDKDKLTQKGLNKKMNYDLGESL; the protein is encoded by the coding sequence ATGGCAGCAAACAAAAGATATTATTGGATAAAACTAAAAGAAGAATTTTTCACAGACAAGAGGATAAAAAGATTGAGGAGAATATCGGGAGGAGATACCTACACGATAATCTACCTCAAACTTTTACTACTAAGCCTAAAAGATGAGGGCAAACTCTATTATGACGGAGTAGAAAGTGATTTTATAAAAGAGTTAGCACTAACCATAGATGAAACAGACGATGATGTAATGGTTACAGTTAATTACTTAATCAATCAAGGCTTATTAGAAGTTGTAACAGAAAATGATGAATACTATTTAACTGAAATACCAAACTTAATCGGATCAGAAACAGCCTGGGCAGAGAAAAAAAGAAGATACAGACAAAATAAACAGAAGACATTGTCCTTAATGAGTCCAACCCATGTCCGACAAGAGATAGAGATAGAGAAAGATATAGAGATAGATAAAGAGAGAGAGGGAGAGATAGAAAAAGATAAAAAGTCCACCCCCATCTTTTATGGAGAATTCAAAAATGTAAGGCTAAGCAAAGAAGAATATAAAAACCTTAAAGAAAAATTAAACTCACACACAGAAATAATGATAAATAAACTATCAAGATACATGGAAAGCAGTGGTAAGACCTATCAAAACCACTATGTGACAATCTTAAAATGGTATGAAGAAGATAAAGATAAACTAACACAGAAAGGTTTAAATAAAAAAATGAACTATGATTTAGGAGAATCTTTATAG
- a CDS encoding VirD4-like conjugal transfer protein, CD1115 family translates to MNKILEAILSDIKNLIKIDNPKKFILANIPYLSFFYIGNIFSKHINSYVGGDIIDRIMVGISDIGTLSYIPSLNPRDLLVGISVAAIVKLIVYSKGKNKKKYRQGKEYGSARWGESKDIAPYIDPKFENNVLITNTERLTMNSRPKNPKYARNKNVLVIGGSGSGKTRFYVKPNLMQMHSSYVVTDPKGTLVLECGKMLYENGYDIKILNTINFKKSMKYNPFAYLRSEKDILKLVQTIIANTKGDGEKAGEDFWVKAEKLYYTALIGYIYYEAPEEEKNFKTLLDMIDASEVREDDETYMNPIDRLFEALEKKDPSHFAVKQYKKYKLAAGKTAKSILISCGARLAPFDIRELRELMSEDELELDKIGDRKTALFVIISDTDDTFNFVVSIMYSQLFNLLCDKADDVYGGRLPVHVRCLLDEFANIGLIPKFEKLIATIRSREISASIILQAQSQLKAIYKDHADTIVGNCDSTLFLGGKEKTTVKELSETLGKETIDLYNTSETRSNQKSFGLNYQKTGKELMSQDEITVMDGGKCIYQLRGVRPFLSDKFDITKHKNYKLLEDYDKKNLFDVEEYLTNRDKVKLKSSYKINRLNI, encoded by the coding sequence ATGAATAAGATATTAGAAGCCATTCTTTCTGATATTAAAAACTTAATTAAAATAGACAACCCAAAGAAATTTATATTAGCAAACATTCCTTATTTATCATTTTTTTATATTGGAAATATCTTTTCTAAGCACATCAATTCTTATGTTGGAGGAGATATAATTGACAGAATAATGGTGGGAATTTCTGATATAGGAACTTTATCTTATATACCAAGCCTTAATCCAAGGGACTTGTTAGTAGGTATTTCAGTTGCTGCCATTGTTAAGCTAATAGTATATAGTAAAGGTAAAAACAAAAAGAAATATAGGCAAGGTAAGGAATATGGATCTGCAAGATGGGGAGAAAGCAAGGATATTGCTCCATATATAGACCCTAAGTTTGAAAACAATGTACTAATAACTAATACCGAAAGACTAACAATGAACTCAAGACCTAAGAACCCTAAGTATGCTAGAAATAAAAATGTATTAGTAATAGGTGGTTCTGGATCAGGTAAGACAAGATTTTATGTCAAGCCAAATCTAATGCAAATGCACTCTTCCTATGTAGTAACAGACCCTAAAGGCACACTTGTGTTAGAGTGTGGAAAAATGCTTTATGAAAATGGATATGACATAAAGATTTTAAACACAATAAACTTTAAAAAATCTATGAAATACAATCCCTTTGCATATTTGAGAAGTGAAAAAGATATTTTAAAGCTTGTCCAAACAATTATTGCCAACACCAAGGGAGATGGAGAAAAGGCAGGAGAAGATTTCTGGGTAAAGGCTGAAAAGTTATATTATACTGCCCTTATCGGTTATATTTATTATGAAGCACCAGAAGAAGAAAAGAATTTTAAAACGCTTTTAGATATGATTGACGCAAGTGAGGTTAGAGAAGATGACGAAACCTATATGAATCCAATTGATAGACTCTTTGAAGCTCTTGAAAAGAAAGATCCAAGTCATTTTGCAGTTAAGCAGTATAAGAAATATAAACTGGCAGCAGGAAAAACTGCCAAGTCAATTCTAATATCTTGTGGTGCAAGACTTGCACCTTTTGATATAAGAGAACTTAGAGAACTAATGAGCGAAGATGAATTAGAACTCGATAAAATTGGAGATAGGAAAACTGCTCTATTCGTAATAATATCAGATACTGATGATACTTTTAACTTTGTAGTCTCAATAATGTATTCTCAATTATTTAATCTACTATGTGATAAGGCAGATGATGTGTATGGTGGAAGACTTCCAGTTCATGTTAGGTGTCTACTTGATGAGTTTGCCAATATAGGTTTGATTCCTAAATTTGAAAAACTAATAGCGACAATTCGTTCAAGAGAAATATCAGCAAGTATAATTCTGCAAGCACAATCTCAATTAAAAGCAATCTATAAAGACCATGCAGATACAATAGTTGGTAACTGTGACTCAACACTTTTTCTAGGAGGAAAAGAAAAAACAACAGTAAAAGAATTATCAGAAACCTTAGGAAAAGAAACCATAGACCTATATAACACATCAGAAACAAGATCCAACCAAAAATCTTTTGGTCTAAATTACCAAAAGACTGGTAAGGAACTTATGAGCCAAGATGAAATAACTGTAATGGATGGCGGTAAGTGTATATACCAGCTAAGAGGAGTAAGACCTTTCTTATCAGATAAGTTTGATATTACAAAGCATAAGAATTACAAGTTGTTGGAAGATTATGATAAGAAAAATTTGTTTGATGTGGAAGAGTATTTAACAAATAGAGATAAGGTAAAGTTAAAATCAAGTTATAAAATAAATAGGTTAAACATTTGA
- a CDS encoding type IV toxin-antitoxin system AbiEi family antitoxin domain-containing protein has protein sequence MNILKEYIQENLVITNKEAEELGYTRHNLSELTKIGQLERLRPGLYQLKGKVIDDFVLISSNSNRIIFSHQTALYLHDLSDRTPNVFHISVHQGYNASHIKKRYKDLQVHYVKKDLYELGKTEIKSPQGNLIPVYDIERTVCDIIIDREKIDKQIFTEAIKRYFKSQNKNLRRLIKYGRLFKIEDEIRKYMEVLS, from the coding sequence ATGAATATACTTAAAGAATATATACAAGAAAATTTAGTAATCACCAACAAAGAAGCAGAAGAACTTGGATATACTAGGCATAATTTATCAGAATTAACAAAAATCGGACAATTAGAAAGATTGAGACCAGGACTATATCAACTAAAAGGAAAAGTAATAGACGATTTTGTTTTAATATCATCTAATAGCAATCGAATTATATTTTCCCATCAAACAGCCTTATACCTCCATGATCTATCAGACAGGACTCCAAATGTATTTCATATATCTGTACACCAAGGCTACAATGCAAGCCATATAAAAAAGAGATATAAGGATCTACAAGTTCACTATGTAAAAAAAGACTTATATGAACTTGGAAAGACAGAAATAAAATCACCACAAGGCAATCTCATACCAGTTTATGATATTGAAAGAACGGTTTGCGATATCATAATTGACAGAGAAAAAATAGATAAGCAAATTTTCACAGAAGCAATAAAAAGATACTTTAAATCACAAAATAAAAACCTAAGACGATTAATAAAATACGGTAGATTATTTAAAATAGAAGATGAAATTAGAAAATATATGGAGGTATTATCGTGA
- a CDS encoding helix-turn-helix domain-containing protein: MDIMKSFNLAIDYIEDNLADELDEKEITRITGYSFPMFSRIFSIISGYSLSEYIRLRKMTNAAIDLKNSDKRIIDIAIKYGYNSQDSFALAFKSFHKLTPGQVKKGEKYQYFPRIYFSISVQGGNQMDIKIEKKKALKVEGVKSDVTKSSNFPKVWDRLVEKVPREKFEEFGNGQIFGVGYDYIMDEEDSFIYLAVFRLD, from the coding sequence ATGGATATAATGAAATCTTTTAACTTAGCAATAGACTATATTGAAGATAACTTAGCTGATGAACTTGATGAAAAAGAAATAACACGGATAACAGGATATTCATTTCCAATGTTTTCAAGAATATTTTCAATCATATCAGGATATTCATTATCTGAATATATAAGGTTAAGAAAGATGACAAATGCTGCAATTGATTTAAAAAATTCAGATAAAAGAATTATAGATATCGCAATAAAATATGGTTATAATTCTCAGGATTCTTTTGCCTTAGCTTTTAAAAGTTTTCATAAGCTAACTCCTGGTCAAGTAAAAAAAGGAGAAAAGTATCAATATTTCCCAAGAATCTATTTTTCAATTTCAGTTCAAGGAGGAAATCAAATGGATATTAAGATTGAGAAAAAGAAAGCGCTTAAAGTAGAAGGTGTTAAATCGGATGTAACTAAAAGTTCAAATTTCCCAAAAGTTTGGGATAGACTGGTTGAAAAAGTACCAAGAGAAAAATTTGAAGAGTTTGGTAATGGTCAAATCTTTGGCGTAGGATATGATTATATAATGGATGAAGAAGATTCATTTATATACTTAGCTGTTTTTAGACTGGATTAA
- a CDS encoding helix-turn-helix domain-containing protein: MDIIEVFSKNVKKYRNEMGLSQEAFAEKSGFYRTYISALECKKRSIALDNVQKIADALEIETYLLFVEEPEKKERRDV, encoded by the coding sequence ATGGATATCATAGAAGTTTTTTCTAAAAACGTTAAAAAATATCGAAATGAAATGGGTTTATCACAAGAAGCTTTTGCTGAAAAATCTGGATTCTATAGAACATATATAAGTGCATTAGAGTGTAAAAAAAGAAGCATTGCTTTGGATAATGTACAGAAAATAGCAGATGCTTTAGAGATAGAAACATATTTATTATTTGTTGAAGAACCAGAAAAAAAAGAAAGGAGGGATGTTTAA
- a CDS encoding N-6 DNA methylase gives MKGYELPIEIVIRRLGFKNSKNLIYYSEFNDYDYNHHISKIVHEIKPYAIYFIDGNPFILFFDNLFDEVSFKTISKQVWNAQIPVAMLCDDQTVKIYNGFSLNLTSYFLEMATEIPLDTCSVATEFSYLEITNPIFWEKFSKGFSNNKLNNYLLANITYLTEELKNTYHIGFATKLVLRLIFIRFLIDRGVDLAYENFSADIEQSKNELMKCLRSKSSIYNLFKYLKSKFNGNLFDLGNEIECPELTQDVFNMLADFLSGTISMNDGQLSLFALYDFNIIPVELISNIYEILLGREARAKDNAFYTPNFLVEYILDKTTLGFLKEHNKYTILDPACGFRVIIVIEANSYVNIRSSRLLPKFKTQKINSWCAA, from the coding sequence ATGAAAGGATATGAATTGCCAATAGAAATCGTTATTAGAAGACTTGGTTTTAAAAATTCTAAAAATCTTATTTATTATAGTGAATTTAATGATTATGACTATAATCATCATATATCTAAAATTGTTCATGAGATAAAACCGTATGCAATTTATTTTATAGATGGAAACCCATTCATTCTTTTTTTTGACAATCTTTTCGATGAAGTTTCCTTTAAAACTATCAGTAAACAAGTTTGGAATGCTCAAATTCCTGTTGCTATGCTTTGTGATGATCAAACAGTTAAAATATATAATGGATTTTCTTTGAATTTAACATCATATTTTCTTGAGATGGCAACGGAAATCCCGTTAGACACATGTTCTGTTGCAACGGAATTTTCCTATTTAGAAATAACAAACCCTATTTTCTGGGAAAAGTTTTCAAAAGGATTTTCAAATAATAAATTAAATAATTATTTGTTAGCTAATATTACTTATTTGACGGAAGAGTTAAAAAACACCTATCATATAGGCTTTGCTACAAAGTTAGTGTTGAGACTCATTTTTATAAGGTTTTTGATAGATCGAGGGGTTGACCTTGCTTATGAAAATTTTTCTGCTGATATTGAGCAATCAAAGAATGAACTTATGAAATGCTTAAGGAGCAAAAGTTCAATATACAATTTATTTAAATATCTAAAATCAAAATTTAATGGAAATCTTTTCGATTTAGGTAATGAAATTGAATGCCCCGAATTAACGCAAGATGTATTTAATATGCTTGCAGATTTTTTATCTGGAACTATTTCGATGAATGATGGTCAATTGTCACTATTTGCGCTGTATGATTTTAATATTATTCCGGTAGAGTTAATAAGTAATATCTATGAGATATTACTTGGGCGAGAAGCAAGAGCAAAAGATAATGCATTTTACACTCCTAATTTTCTTGTAGAATACATTTTGGATAAAACTACTTTAGGATTCTTAAAAGAACATAATAAATATACTATATTAGATCCTGCATGTGGGTTTCGTGTCATAATAGTGATAGAGGCAAATAGTTATGTAAATATAAGGAGTTCAAGACTTCTACCAAAGTTTAAAACTCAAAAAATAAATAGTTGGTGTGCTGCTTAG
- a CDS encoding recombinase family protein: MLKEKIKVYLYTRVSTSIQIEGYSLEAQKSRMKAFAIYNDYEIVGEYEDAGKSGKSIEGRKQFNRMMEDIKSGKDGVSFVLVFKLSRFARNAADVLSTLQIMQDYGVNLICVEDGIDSSKDAGKLMISVLSAVAEIERENIRIQTMEGRIQKAREGKWNGGFAPYGYKLEDGKLFINEEEAVAIRTIFDQYVNTTIGANGLSKYLENHGIRKIPRQNGKNPLFDAGLIRKILKNPVYNGKIAFGRRTLEKVHGTRNEYKQVEQDEYLISEGIHEAIVSDEVWQAAQVKLKSQAKKYEHVNKGKDTRTHLLSGIVKCPICGVGMFGNKCTKKKKDGTKYKDFYYYGCKHRQMIRGHKCTFSKQIREELLDDAVAEVIVKIVSNPKFASMMQEKINMKVDTSEIEKEIDNYQKELRKSHSTKFKLIEEIDNLDVEDKHYKRRKQDLDDRLYRMYDKIDELESSLIDAKAKKQTIEAEKLTGDNIYKVLIYFDKLYKVMNDVERRQLITALISEIQVYEEKQPNGQWLKSITFKLPIIDDDLNISLDNDEQVEAIALIQKM, translated from the coding sequence ATGTTAAAAGAAAAAATAAAAGTATACCTCTATACACGAGTATCTACGTCAATACAGATAGAAGGGTATTCGTTAGAGGCACAAAAATCACGAATGAAAGCTTTTGCTATTTACAACGATTACGAAATTGTCGGAGAGTATGAAGATGCCGGAAAGTCTGGCAAGTCTATTGAAGGTAGAAAACAGTTCAATCGAATGATGGAAGATATAAAATCTGGAAAAGATGGAGTATCTTTTGTTCTTGTGTTTAAGTTATCAAGATTTGCAAGAAATGCAGCTGATGTTCTTTCTACACTTCAGATAATGCAGGATTATGGAGTTAATCTTATCTGTGTTGAAGATGGCATTGATTCATCTAAAGATGCCGGGAAACTAATGATTTCTGTTTTATCAGCTGTGGCTGAAATAGAAAGAGAAAACATACGTATTCAAACAATGGAAGGTCGCATTCAAAAAGCAAGGGAAGGAAAATGGAATGGTGGCTTTGCTCCGTATGGATATAAACTTGAAGACGGCAAGCTGTTTATAAATGAGGAAGAGGCAGTTGCCATAAGAACGATTTTCGACCAGTATGTAAATACTACGATAGGAGCCAATGGGCTATCTAAATACTTAGAGAATCATGGAATTAGAAAAATCCCAAGACAGAATGGTAAGAATCCTTTGTTTGATGCAGGTCTTATAAGAAAGATATTAAAGAATCCTGTATATAATGGGAAAATAGCATTTGGAAGAAGAACTTTAGAAAAAGTTCATGGTACAAGAAATGAATATAAGCAGGTTGAACAAGATGAGTATCTAATATCTGAAGGGATACATGAAGCTATAGTTTCCGATGAAGTTTGGCAAGCTGCTCAGGTTAAGCTAAAATCTCAAGCAAAGAAATATGAACATGTGAATAAAGGAAAAGATACACGCACACACTTACTTTCTGGAATTGTAAAATGCCCGATATGTGGAGTGGGAATGTTTGGAAACAAGTGTACCAAGAAAAAGAAAGATGGCACAAAGTATAAAGATTTTTATTACTATGGTTGTAAGCATAGGCAGATGATAAGAGGTCATAAGTGTACATTCAGTAAGCAAATTAGAGAAGAATTGTTAGATGATGCTGTTGCAGAGGTAATTGTCAAGATAGTAAGTAATCCGAAGTTTGCTTCTATGATGCAAGAAAAAATCAACATGAAGGTGGATACCTCTGAAATAGAAAAAGAAATAGATAATTACCAAAAGGAATTGAGGAAGAGTCATTCTACAAAGTTTAAGCTAATTGAGGAAATAGATAATTTAGATGTTGAAGATAAGCATTACAAGAGAAGAAAACAGGATTTAGATGATAGACTTTATCGTATGTATGACAAAATAGATGAATTAGAATCATCACTAATTGATGCGAAAGCAAAGAAACAGACTATTGAAGCTGAAAAATTAACAGGAGATAACATATATAAGGTTCTGATCTATTTTGATAAACTCTATAAAGTTATGAATGATGTAGAGCGTAGACAGTTAATTACAGCTTTGATTTCTGAAATTCAAGTTTATGAAGAAAAACAACCTAACGGACAATGGCTAAAATCAATTACTTTCAAGCTCCCAATTATAGACGATGACTTGAATATAAGTTTGGACAATGATGAACAAGTTGAGGCTATAGCGTTGATACAAAAGATGTAA